The genomic DNA GGCACAGCCTCTGCTTTCCAGAAACTCCCTGTGCAAGACTGAGTGGAGTGTCCCCACATGCTGTACATGAATCTACTGTACCATTTATTGGAAGATTCGTTTTGAAGAAATTAGGCCAGAATGGCACACAGCAATAAGGAAACGCTTGGTCAGAGGTTGCTTTCTGGCTAGCAGCTGCGCTGTCTTCTTACAGCTTAGAGAGTGCAAAGTACCAAGGACTCTGGAGATTAAGGATCCAAAAAGTCTACACTATCATTTGGCCCAGCTTCCTAAAATTCCATTTCACTCCAAGAAGATTTAAATGGGATAATGCATGAGAAAGCATTTGTAAACTGAGAAGTGCTAGAAATGATGTAAGGTAACTTCCCACCCTCTAGCAGCCTACACTAGCATTACCCAAAGTGTTCTCAAAAGTTTAGTTTTTCCGTATGCCCTCAAAAAGGTAGGGTTCCATTGCTAGAAAATGTTGCGTGCCCCTGCTGGAGATTAGCAGCTCATGATATATACTAGCCTTTTAAAGGTTATGAGAAGACACTAAAGAAACCCCTCTGACCTACTCTAGTCCAGAGTGtacaaacaaaaatcaagtaGGTTTCATTTtgcaccttaaaaaaataaatcttgttaGCTGGTGAGGCACATGCTTTGGGAAGAGCTGGTCTCCACTGCTTCCTCCGTTCTCCCACCTTTTTCCCGACTACCCCACTGACTCTTCTCGAGGGCATTAGTGAGAGGCCTCTGAATCGCCAGATCCCAAGCCCTTTGAGTCTTCAGCCTATTTGACACTGTTGACACATCacgttggttaaaaaaaaaaaaaaagggggcacctgggtggcgcagtcggttaggcgtccgacttcagccaggtcacgatctcgcggcccgtgagttcgagccccgcgtcgggctctgggctgatggctcagagcctggagcctgtttccgattctgtgtctccctctctctctgcccctcccccgttcgtgctctgtctctctttgtctcaaaaaaaataaataaacgttaaaaaaaaaaattaaaaaaaaaaaaaaaaaaaaaaagctctcctcCTTTGGCTCCTGTGGTGACATACTcctgattattttttatgtatctgACTGTTAGTTCTTATTATTGCTCTATAAATTCCATGGCTTTTGGCTGTCACCTGTGTATGCTGCAGGTCACTCTCAACACCTTCTGAGCTCCAGTCCCATATTCCATGTGGCCAGTAGGCCTCACCTGGGTCTCCCATATGCACCTTAAACTTCACACAAAACAAAGTCATCTTGGcattttccttccccagactccCAAACCCTGAGCTGCGACCTTCATTCTGTAAGTCAGTCAATGGCATAACTCCCTACCCCAATCCCTCGGGTTGGAAACCGCAGCCATTtgattcctcttcctcttcctccctttaaCTGCTACCCCTTCCCAGCCCACAGTGGTGTGCTGCTCCTGTAAACTCTGTCCGCAGTGGCTCTCAGACCCCTGGTTCCTCCTCTGATTTTCATTTTCGCCCATCATTGGGCACTTCACACATAACCCCTTACACAGTCACCAgaattttctttccaaaacacaAAACTGAGTGTCACTCTCCCACTTAAAGTCCTTCAAAAGGCTCTCTATTTATAGAACAAGACAGAAGGACCTAGCGTCTTGGTTACCCTGGACGACACATTTTCCCTTACATATCTCTCTTTTCCATAGATATGTTTTTATTATCCTCATCTCCATTTGATCCCCCCACCTTTACAGAGTTGTACTTAATGCCTCAAAGCCTAATTCAAAAAGTCCTTCCCCAAGCCCAACCCACCTCCTAATCAAAATAAATTCTTCACTTCCTTTCTGATTACTCCTATCATATAACTACCATGTAACCGATTACATTGCTAATGGTACATGCGTCTCTTCCCTCCGAAAGGCTGTGAGCTCTATGAGGACAGGAATGATCTTATTTGTGTATTCCTAGTGCCCTGCACAAGTGCCAGGAATGTAGCTccaatcaataaatgtttgcaaaattGAATTGGAAGGAGATTACAACATTGTATTATAAATCACTTTGTAGCCTGTGATTGATCACTACTGGCaaatactaaaaatgaaagaacatgcACCTTTACTATTCAGTAGAATAGGTTTATGGTTAAGTCAATAGCACCGTGTAACGTGTGATGATGTGTGTTTATGCATTTGTCCAGAAATTTGTAAGTTTAATGCCGACCATGATGTATATGGCTGTTGAAGAAAACCACATATAATATATGCACAAGGTTAGAAAGTGGCTCTGTTGCCTACGGCTGTCTTTGTGCCTTGCCAAAGTGGACCGTGGCACAATTGGCCTGATTATTTTAGCCACCTACACAGTATCAGTCAAACAGTAAACAGCATCTTTTGTTGACATATGGAGTAACTGGTTTAGAGTccattcattcatatgtagagACTACCTAGCATGCAAAGTTAACTGTAAACTAAGGAATTGGAGCCAAAGTTAGAAAATGGCTAGAGTTAAATTTGAACTGTCAGGGAGCTAAGACCTAACCTCCCCTTTCTTCTAGAAATATTCTTTAAGGGAGGCTTATAGGAGTCTTAGATTCCTAACTATACAGTAATATGCACACATGCTTCAAATATACATAATACAGGGACCATTTTGTTTTGCCACTATCAAAACTGACAATTTGGTACTGCTGTTCTTCTGTCCTACCAGCATTTACCTTAAGGGCATCCTGCTTTGATGCTTAAGAGAATGGTattctgttttacatattttggtaATCTGAACAGAGTGATCCCTTCAGTAATATTAAAGAGTAGGCTCAGAATCCAGTTGCTGACGTTGTcttaaattggaagaaaataaggCTTTATCCTACACAACTGAACAGTGAGGCTGGAACCCCTTCTCTTGCTGTAACAGCCAATCCTTTCCAGTTAGTGATTCCCATTATATTAATGTGTTGGGTTGTAGGATGGTCGTAGGATTGTAAACAGAGAGACTAGGAGCATGGTTTAAGACTGCGAATGTTATGTTACCTCCTTAAGGCAAGGACTCCCCTGGAGCAGGAAGTTTTTAACCTCCTCCATAAGAACAAGCAGCCAGTGACAGACCCTTTACTGACTCCCGTGGAAAAGGCCTCTCTCAAAGCCATGAGCCTGGAAGAGGTAAGTGTAATAGGCCCTATTATACGCCCAGACTTGCTCTGTTCCTTCCAGCATTTGCCCTCAAGCCCAGGAGTCACTGTAAATGTCATTCATTATAGGCTAAGATGCGCCGAGCAGAGCTTCAGAGGGCCCGGGCCCTGCAGTCCTACTATGAGGCCAGGGCtcgaagagaaaagaaaatcaagagcaAAAAGTAAGGAGGCCCCTATTGAACTGGCCGTGGATTCCCTGAAAGAAAGTAAAGCGGCTAATCATGGGTCCTTAGGAAAGAACCTTTGACCTAGTAACTGGGGTCATGTAGAAGAGGTCCCAAATAGGAATgactaaggttttttttttttttcttctcagttgaACCTCGTAGTTTTGCCTGCTTCGGTAGTGCCCTCTCCTCCGGCTTTGCCTTTCAGTCTCGGTCTTGCTAAAAAGAGGACTGTTCAATTACTTTCTCTCCCTTCCAGGACATCACGGAGTGGTTCTGCAGAATGAGCTCTGAATTCTACAGCTGTTGAGGCCAGTAgggcttccttcctgcctttttgCCTCTTTGGAACTTCTACTCTTGCCTTGTGCTCTAGAAGCAGAGGGGACTCTTTGCTCTGCAGAGGTGTGCCCCTGGGGGCTGCAGGGACTGAGAGGCTTGCCAGTCCTCTCAGGTCCCAAACTGGTTCCCTATAGTCATCCAGCTCTGTGATGTCCATTCTAGCCCCTGCACAGGGAAACTCCTTGGGGAGCGGGAACACTTCTGTGTGTGACATCAGTGTTTCAGCTGAGTCTCTGCCCTCTTACCCTGTAGGTATCGTAAGgttttgaagaaaggaaaggcCAAGAAAGCCCTAAAAGAGTTTGAGAAGCTGCAGAAGGAGAATCCTACTGCAGCACTGGAAGAATTGGAAAAAATCGAAAAGGCCAGAATGATGGTGAGGCTGCCTCTTGCCCCTACCCCCTTGAACCGGCTTTCCCCCAAAAGTGGTAAGGATCTCACTGTGCCCTTTCTTTCCAGGAGCGAATGAGCCTTAAGCACCAGAACAGTGGGAAATGGGCAAAGTCAAAGGCAATTATGGCCAAATACGACCTGGAGGTAAGAGACCATCAGGgtgagagaagaaatggaattggaggacagaaaggaaaatcagTCCATAAGGATGCTAGCAGAAGCAGAGTTGGGGAAGAGCCCTGAGGAAGAATGGAAAACCAGGATTCTAAAAAGGCATCAGAAAATCTctaaggcagagaggaaaagaaccAGAAACAAGGTGGAAAAGGAGAGATGAAAGGGAAACAGCATTGAAGGCAAGTCCAGTTAAAGGGTAGAGGagcattgtggttttgttttgttttgttttttttaccttgttTCATATGTTGATTTCCTTGAGGACAAAGACTTTGTCTCCCATTTGATTCCATAGCCATTAACACAGTGGTATAGGTGCAGTTTAAACAGGCATCGGTAAGAAACACTTAAGTCAAATTGAGAGGAGGCAGCTTTAAGAAATGGACCAGGAGAGGTGTTGTTGCAGTCACTTAATGACAAGGCACTCGTGTTGTGACTCCTTCCTGCAGGCTCGCCAGGCTATGCAGGAACAATTGGCCAGGAACAAAGAACTGACGCAGAAACTCCAGACAGCCTctgagagtgaggaagaggagggagatgtGGAGGAAGAGGGTGAACTCCTTGTCCCTGATGCAGTGAATGAGATCCAGATGGATGCAGATGGACCGAACCCCTGGATGCTCAGGAATCACTCCAGCGGCACAAAAGAGGCCAAAATCCAGGACCCTGAGCAACTTCCAGAGCCTGTGGCCCATAAGACTCCTGAaagtgaggaagaggaaagaccaggggcagaggaagaaatttTGCTGAACGAATTTGAGGAAAGGCGATCACTTAGGAAAAAGGCTGAGCTCAACCAGGACACCGAGCCGGTGAGCAGACAAGAGCCAAAAGGTGAGTTATGGTGGACTAAAATGGAGAACTGCCCAGGGCTAGTGCCGTGGGCAGGCTGCGAGAGGAAAAGTGTCCACACACACATGCTGCACAGTGATTAGGCCCTGGGTACCTTCCACAGAATGCCATGGGTCCCTGAAGAGAAGATTGATACGTAGTAACTCTTTTTCTTCAAAGGCATTTAATACACAGTCATCTGCATGGCTGTACAATGTGTGTTCGGACATGTTTTCTGCTCTTGAGAGCCTATAGTCGTCAGAAAAAACTGCCCCATCCTTGAAGGGCAGGAGTTAACAAACCTGAGAGAACTGCCTGTGGTAGGATGGCAAGTCTGAGAGGCCGTTCATTCCCACAGACACAGGTGGATTTTGAGGCATTATGAAATTTCTTCAAATTACTGCCaagttttctgttgtttgtaaagTAGGAGTGGCATTTTTAGCACTTCATAATGTTGGTTGGTATGTGCTGATATGGGGTGAGACTTTCTTGACAGGAACGAATGACTCCACAAACTACATGGTAAATTAGAATTGTCACCCAATGCTCAgatttaatttgtatattatatgttgTGTTATCTTAAGGAGATTTTATATTAACAACCTTAACACCCTTGAGACAGGTCAGAAAGCTCCCGTCTTGGCAAGAAAGTCCGCTTAGGAAACTGCATTCAGAAATCACTTGGCTTTCTGGACAGATTCTTGGGtctaattttatttcctgtaaGAATAATGCATTCAGATGATGGCAAGAATCtgtttttccatgaaaaaaaaaaattgtttctaaagaGCTGTCATTTAGAGTGTGTTGCAGGCCCTTTACTTTGGGTTCTCAGAGAGTTCTGGGATTAATAGTGGCAAGCAGTCACTTCCAAGAGGACTTTGGAAAGCCGCACTGCAGGCTGAGATTGTGTGGCAGTCCTTCTAGGACCACAGAACAGCAGCTGTGTTGTCCTAAGCCTCAAAAGGTGGTCATCTAGCTAAATGTATTGAGCACTTGTTTGTGGTATGAAAGGTGGATTTGGATTTCCTTGGATGACAGATAAATAGAACATTCCCAAACCTTTAGGTTCAGGGAAACCATGTCCTAAAATAGTAGGAAGTTGTAGACCCCAAATAAAATGAGCAAGGACACTTGCTCCTTGAGGAATAAACATACATGTGTCCAAAGGCCATATTTAAGTAGCTTCTTAGAGTGGCTTTAAGCCAAAGCTAGAGAGCAGGATGAACTTGGGAATGGAGGCGACTCGAGTCAGTGCAAAAAAGAGTTTAGAAGTGTGTCGCTGCCATATTTCCCTCCAGGCTCTTAGAAGCTAGTGGTATTGCTCACATGTTGCTTGTGACTGGAAAATGCCAAGCGACTTGACTTGGCCACAGCAGAGTGTGAAATGCTGCTTTAAGATAAACagtgctgggggtgcctgggtggcttagtcagttaagggtctgattcggttttggctcaggtcatgatctcacagttgtaagattgagccccacattgggctctgcactgagtgtggagcgtgcttgggattctgtccctctgcccctttcccccactcctgtgctcactctctctttctctctctaaagtaaaaaacaaaataaagataaaaaaatgctGGATTTGGTTTTTACAAATAGGAAATGACAGTGTAAATTACAAATAGTAAATcatcacatttttataaattgcaATGAAGTTGCATTCCGAGACTACCtgttaaaatgacttttttaaaattttgaacttGGGGCCGTCTCTCCAAGCAGGGTTTACTGTGTGCAGCAATGAAGCCACAGTTCCAGTTATGCAGTGAGTCACTGGCATAGCTGGGAATAGGACCCAGGACATCTGATTCCAAACGTGCCACCTTTAACTACTAAACTCTATTGCCTGCTACTTAACAGGCAATGATTAGTGAACTCTCCAAGAGATCTAGTGAATGGAATCCTCTCTTCCCCATCATGCGTAGCCCTGTGAATGGGAGCACCTAAATGCTCATTGTTAagtgtgctcagtaaatgctcatTGACAAGGCAACTTCCAGCCTCCTTTTCTGACagctttcatttcttccctcaGATTCTAGCAGCCAGGAGGTGCTGTCCGAATTGAGGGCACTGTCTCAGAAACTCAACAAGGAAAACCAGTCTGGGAAGCAGAAAGTGAGTTCAGCGAGGACAGTTCCGGTAGTCCAGAGAAAGGACCCtactgaggaagaagaggagccCCTGTTGCTGCAGAGGCCGGAGAGAGCACAGACTGTGGAAGATCTAGAAGAGCTGGGCAAAGAGGGGTGTTTTCAAAATAAGGAGGTTCCCAGGTCTGTGTTAGAAGGGCAGCAGCTGGAGAGGAACCCAAATAATCATCCTGGTGctcccaaggaaaagaaaaagaaggagcaaATGATTGATCTACAGAACCTCCTAACCACGAAATCTCCTTCTGTGAAGTCTTTGGCAGTGCCCATGACAATAGAGGAGCTGGTGAGCAGAGCCAGGGGCATGGGCTATTGTGGGGGATCACCGCTGGGGCAGGAAGTGTCCTTGCACAAGGAGTAGAATCAGTGAAGTTGTGTTGTGCTGGGGGCACATTTCAGTAGTAGAAAGGTCCAGAATAATATGGGGCCGGGCCAGTCCCAGTGACAGTTTAATAGATGCAAATATGTGAGTGCTGCTGAGATTCCCACATCTTAAATCCTGAGCCACCAAACCCTCCGTGGGGTGACTGTAAAACTGCCctcagaggaaagagggaggcactCAAAGCTCTGCTCAGATCCCAGGCAGGATGACTCAAAGGTATAGTTGTTGAGCTATTGCCAAGGTTTTGCTCTTATTCACTGGGATCTGAAATGGTCCAAGACTCCCTGGTTAACTAATTGAAACTGCTTCAGTGAGGAGCCCTGGTGCCTGGTGCCCGTCTTTTCAGGGATATGAGCCGGAGAACACCCACGTTCTAGCCAGGCCACTTGGAGCTCCTCCTCCTAACGCAGGTCATTCCTTCCTCCATGCTGCAGCTTCCTTACTGTAAGCTTAAAATTATGTCTATGACAATGAGTTAGGGAGATTTAccctagagagaagaaaatcaaagtgtGATTGGCTAACCAATTTACTTATACTGCAAGACCATCATTGTTCAGCGCTTTTCCCCTAGGGGGCGCTAGAATGTCACGACCCAAAATTTAAACGTTCTTGCCAGGAACCATAGCTCTTCAGGCAAGCTGTAGCTCTCACTCTTATTTCTTCCCAGGAAGATGAAGAGGAGAGAGATCAAAAGCGGATGATAAAGGAAGCTTTTGCTGGAGATGATGTCATCAGAGACTTCttaaaagagaagagggaagctgTGGAGGCGAGTAAGCCAAAGGACGTGGACCTGACTCTGCCTGGCTGGGGCGAGTGGGGTGGTGTGGGCCTGAAGCCCAGTGCCAAGAAAAGACGCTGGTAAGAACAGGGAAGAAAGCCTGTCAGAAGTGCACCAGGTTCTCCCACTTCACCCTCCTGCGTCCTCCCTGCCCTTTTGACTAAGTCTTTAATGCTCTTAGTCAGACATCCCACTGTTCTGCTTTCCAGGTTTCTCATTAAAACCCCTGAGGGTCCTCCAAGAAAAGACAAGAATTTGCCAAATGTGATTATCAATGAGAAGCGAAATGTTCATGCAGCAGCTCAtcaggtgagggagagagaaattcttTGCTGCCTCATTCTCTTGCTTGGGAGGAATATTCTAGCACTCTGTGGTAAAGAGCGATGTGTGATCTTGACCACAGAATCAAAGCTGTTCTCTTTTTCACGGACTGGCTCTGAGATGAATAATTCCAGAttgatttctgctgttttaatttCTGACTGGGAAGAGGTTGAGGCTTAAATGGTAATCTTTGCAGCAGTGGTGAGGCCC from Leopardus geoffroyi isolate Oge1 chromosome X, O.geoffroyi_Oge1_pat1.0, whole genome shotgun sequence includes the following:
- the UTP14A gene encoding U3 small nucleolar RNA-associated protein 14 homolog A, translating into MNTAGVAESLLALSQQEELEDLPKDYPLSPSEDEEDIDGERKHQKLLEAISSLDGNNRWKLAERSEASLKVSEFSVTSEGSGEKLVLSDLLGPVKTSSSLAAVKKQLNRVKSKKTVELPLNKEEVERIHREVAFNKTSQALSKWDPIVVKNRQAEQLVFPLKKEQSAFAPIEHVLSSWKARTPLEQEVFNLLHKNKQPVTDPLLTPVEKASLKAMSLEEAKMRRAELQRARALQSYYEARARREKKIKSKKYRKVLKKGKAKKALKEFEKLQKENPTAALEELEKIEKARMMERMSLKHQNSGKWAKSKAIMAKYDLEARQAMQEQLARNKELTQKLQTASESEEEEGDVEEEGELLVPDAVNEIQMDADGPNPWMLRNHSSGTKEAKIQDPEQLPEPVAHKTPESEEEERPGAEEEILLNEFEERRSLRKKAELNQDTEPVSRQEPKDSSSQEVLSELRALSQKLNKENQSGKQKVSSARTVPVVQRKDPTEEEEEPLLLQRPERAQTVEDLEELGKEGCFQNKEVPRSVLEGQQLERNPNNHPGAPKEKKKKEQMIDLQNLLTTKSPSVKSLAVPMTIEELEDEEERDQKRMIKEAFAGDDVIRDFLKEKREAVEASKPKDVDLTLPGWGEWGGVGLKPSAKKRRWFLIKTPEGPPRKDKNLPNVIINEKRNVHAAAHQVRVLPYPFTHHQQFERTIQTPIGSTWNTQRAFQKLTMPKVVTKPGHIIKPIKAEDVGYRSSSRSDLSVVQRNPKQLTVRHKKQLKKNSID